Proteins from a genomic interval of Hornefia porci:
- a CDS encoding 2-hydroxyacyl-CoA dehydratase subunit D, with product MNDTVRKFGGKMTELVRSEHPVAARKTLALVFRAYGDAVRFSSGGELLPARRYVMGFCNKKMAASIARPERAAVVSLFTPCEIFEALGIPVMVPEGLSCYMTASGCDRVFLEKAEECGVPETLCSYHKMLIGMAETGVLPKPRMIVNTTMVCDANQLSFRYLAEYFDVPHLVLDVPDACSAGNIRYLSDQLRSMKDFVEKHSGRALDEGKFRRTMLRASETLENYRRCLSLKSVRYESIRMTYHMMDALALHPFLGTEEGLKYTEMLKKQLARLPLLQPGEKRRSRILWVHMMPYWQDSISDMFRYHADAEVVCCDVTFDNYSVLDPEQPYESLARQMLQNSLNGPSERRIRRVLKLAQKMEIDGIVYFCHWGCKQTLGASAMAKEAFERAGFPTLVLDGDGCDTRNVQDGQMMTRMGAFLEQLEALR from the coding sequence ATGAACGACACCGTAAGAAAATTCGGCGGCAAGATGACGGAGCTTGTCCGGTCGGAGCATCCGGTGGCAGCGCGTAAGACGCTTGCTCTCGTGTTCCGCGCCTATGGCGACGCGGTGCGATTTTCCTCCGGCGGTGAGCTGCTTCCCGCTCGCAGATACGTGATGGGATTCTGTAACAAAAAAATGGCCGCATCGATCGCCCGCCCCGAAAGAGCGGCGGTTGTCAGCCTCTTTACGCCCTGTGAAATCTTTGAAGCTCTGGGGATTCCGGTGATGGTGCCGGAAGGACTGAGCTGCTATATGACGGCTTCCGGGTGCGACAGAGTCTTTCTGGAGAAGGCTGAGGAATGCGGCGTGCCGGAAACTCTTTGTTCCTACCACAAAATGCTCATCGGCATGGCGGAAACCGGGGTGCTGCCGAAGCCCCGGATGATCGTGAACACCACTATGGTCTGCGACGCCAACCAGCTGTCTTTCCGGTATCTGGCGGAGTATTTCGATGTGCCGCATCTGGTGCTGGATGTTCCGGACGCCTGCAGCGCCGGGAACATCCGTTATCTCAGCGATCAGCTCCGTAGCATGAAGGATTTTGTGGAAAAACACAGCGGAAGGGCTCTGGATGAAGGGAAATTCCGCAGAACCATGCTCCGCGCCTCGGAAACGCTGGAAAACTACCGCCGCTGCCTTTCGCTGAAATCGGTGCGGTATGAATCCATCCGAATGACGTATCACATGATGGACGCGCTCGCGCTGCATCCCTTTCTGGGCACGGAGGAAGGCCTTAAATATACGGAAATGCTGAAGAAGCAGCTGGCCCGTCTGCCGCTGCTGCAGCCCGGTGAGAAACGGCGTTCGCGGATCCTGTGGGTGCATATGATGCCCTACTGGCAGGATTCCATCAGCGATATGTTCCGATATCATGCGGATGCAGAGGTGGTCTGCTGTGATGTGACCTTTGATAATTATTCGGTTCTGGATCCGGAGCAGCCGTATGAATCGCTGGCGCGGCAGATGCTGCAGAATTCCCTGAACGGGCCGTCGGAGAGACGGATCCGCAGGGTGCTGAAGCTGGCGCAGAAGATGGAAATCGACGGAATCGTCTATTTCTGCCACTGGGGCTGCAAGCAGACGCTGGGGGCTTCGGCAATGGCGAAGGAGGCGTTTGAGCGGGCGGGATTCCCTACGCTGGTGCTGGACGGGGACGGATGCGATACGAGAAATGTGCAGGACGGCCAGATGATGACGCGCATGGGAGCCTTCCTGGAACAGTTGGAGGCTTTGCGATGA
- a CDS encoding thiamine diphosphokinase yields MKNFLIVTAHVEGLNYIDICQSQYDCVICADGGLEIAGILGLTPDLLIGDYDSGQLPENREVIRLPMEKDMTDSEAALDLAVSEGGENIIILGGLGGRFDHTMGNIGLLAKYCGKLHELAFVDGYNRVSMLEPGRYDIPRNKYRYMGLIAYGGSVEDLTLRGVKYPLTKYTLRDDTSLGVSNEITASAASLLFSAGRLLLIFSDDTPKPGTISPAPLRTRFR; encoded by the coding sequence ATGAAAAATTTTCTGATTGTCACTGCCCATGTTGAGGGCCTGAATTACATTGATATATGCCAGAGTCAGTACGACTGCGTTATCTGCGCGGACGGCGGTCTGGAAATTGCCGGAATTCTGGGACTGACCCCCGATCTGCTTATTGGAGACTACGATTCCGGACAGTTGCCGGAAAATCGTGAGGTAATCCGCCTTCCCATGGAAAAGGATATGACCGACAGTGAAGCCGCACTGGATCTTGCCGTATCGGAAGGCGGCGAGAACATCATTATTCTCGGAGGACTCGGCGGCCGCTTCGACCACACTATGGGGAATATCGGACTTTTAGCCAAATACTGCGGCAAGCTGCACGAACTTGCCTTTGTTGACGGATACAACCGCGTTTCCATGCTGGAGCCGGGACGTTATGATATTCCGCGGAACAAATACCGGTACATGGGGCTTATCGCCTACGGCGGCTCTGTGGAAGATCTCACTCTCCGGGGTGTGAAATATCCTCTCACAAAGTATACCCTCCGAGACGACACCTCACTGGGCGTCAGCAATGAAATCACCGCCTCCGCCGCATCGCTCCTCTTTTCCGCAGGCCGGCTGCTGCTGATATTCTCAGACGATACGCCGAAACCCGGCACGATTTCACCGGCGCCTCTCCGGACCCGTTTCCGCTGA
- a CDS encoding COG2426 family protein → MKLVFYTLAVSMAPVVELRGAIPMAVAAGMDIWKAYIIAVLGNMIPVPFIIIFIRSIFKWMRTKSPRLNRLVSRMEAKADSKAATVQKYEKLGLFILVAIPLPGTGAWTGALVAAMMDMRLRAAVPMILLGVMAAGIIVSMIVLGVVSI, encoded by the coding sequence ATGAAACTGGTTTTTTATACGCTGGCGGTTTCCATGGCTCCTGTAGTGGAGCTGAGAGGCGCGATACCTATGGCCGTTGCCGCCGGCATGGACATCTGGAAAGCGTATATTATCGCGGTACTCGGAAATATGATTCCGGTACCGTTCATCATCATATTTATTCGCAGTATTTTTAAGTGGATGAGAACAAAAAGCCCCCGACTGAACCGACTGGTGAGCCGGATGGAAGCTAAGGCTGATTCCAAGGCAGCCACTGTTCAGAAATATGAAAAACTGGGATTATTTATTCTGGTTGCAATTCCGCTGCCGGGAACCGGCGCATGGACCGGCGCTCTGGTCGCGGCCATGATGGATATGCGGTTACGGGCCGCGGTTCCGATGATTCTTTTAGGCGTTATGGCTGCCGGCATCATTGTCTCAATGATCGTTCTGGGTGTCGTAAGTATCTGA
- a CDS encoding DUF4203 domain-containing protein, whose product MTVLFGYLAALVAIGALVLFKGRDLFRPAISIVAFVIVFSAYTGYAGTDSQNLIIGALAGLVAALLSGFVLMLGVFVSGMIAGLGAASQLIRWLPADIAEHRILVTAVIAVIVGILAVKCLDPLVTVSTAAIGAVLVGLPCTYMVMNLTSLTKNISTEPFDTMRNLNQAMFGDFMTQQTMIITAVTGILFIIGMVVQFRTNDSVRR is encoded by the coding sequence ATGACAGTTTTATTCGGATATCTGGCTGCCCTGGTGGCCATCGGTGCGCTTGTCCTGTTCAAGGGGCGGGACCTGTTCCGCCCGGCGATTTCCATTGTGGCGTTTGTTATTGTGTTCAGCGCTTATACCGGATATGCGGGGACGGATTCTCAAAATCTGATTATCGGTGCGCTGGCCGGTCTGGTCGCCGCACTGCTGTCCGGCTTCGTCCTGATGCTGGGCGTCTTTGTCAGCGGAATGATTGCAGGTCTCGGAGCCGCCTCACAGCTGATCCGCTGGCTTCCGGCAGATATTGCGGAGCATCGGATTCTTGTAACTGCCGTAATCGCCGTAATCGTGGGAATTCTGGCCGTGAAATGCCTGGATCCGCTGGTCACGGTTTCTACTGCGGCCATCGGAGCGGTTCTGGTGGGACTTCCCTGCACATACATGGTGATGAATCTTACCTCTCTGACAAAGAATATTTCGACGGAGCCCTTCGACACGATGCGCAATCTGAATCAGGCCATGTTCGGCGACTTTATGACACAGCAGACCATGATCATCACAGCAGTGACCGGCATTCTGTTCATCATCGGCATGGTGGTACAGTTTCGGACCAATGATTCCGTCCGCAGATGA
- a CDS encoding enoyl-CoA hydratase-related protein, with translation MYENIKYEVKGNLGYLTINRPKALNALNTDVLAELADALKEIEADDAVKAVIVTGEGKAFVAGADIAQMSKLNAVEGRAMMQAGHKVMNTIDQMPKPFIAAVNGFALGGGCELAMACDIRIASSKAKFGQPEVGLGIIPGFCGTQRLSRLVGKGMAKYLIYSAEMINAEEAFRIGLVEKVVEPDALMETAEKLANTIASKAPIAVAQAKIAINNGFDMDLKSASQLEVEATTVCFGSEDQKEGMAAFLEKRAPEWKKR, from the coding sequence ATGTACGAAAACATTAAATATGAAGTCAAAGGAAACCTGGGTTATCTGACCATCAATCGTCCGAAAGCGCTGAACGCACTGAATACCGATGTTCTTGCAGAACTGGCGGATGCGCTGAAGGAAATCGAAGCCGACGATGCTGTGAAAGCCGTGATTGTCACCGGCGAGGGCAAAGCCTTTGTTGCCGGCGCTGACATCGCGCAGATGAGCAAACTGAACGCCGTTGAAGGAAGAGCCATGATGCAGGCCGGACACAAGGTCATGAACACCATCGACCAGATGCCCAAGCCGTTTATCGCGGCAGTCAACGGATTCGCTCTCGGCGGCGGATGCGAGCTGGCTATGGCGTGTGATATCAGAATCGCTTCCTCCAAAGCAAAATTCGGTCAGCCGGAGGTCGGTCTCGGAATCATTCCTGGCTTCTGCGGAACCCAGAGACTGTCCAGACTGGTCGGCAAAGGCATGGCCAAGTATCTGATTTATTCCGCTGAAATGATTAACGCGGAAGAAGCCTTCCGTATCGGTCTTGTCGAAAAAGTCGTCGAACCGGATGCGCTGATGGAAACTGCAGAAAAGCTGGCGAACACCATCGCCTCCAAAGCTCCGATTGCAGTCGCCCAGGCGAAAATCGCCATCAACAACGGCTTCGATATGGATCTGAAATCCGCCAGCCAGCTGGAAGTAGAAGCCACCACCGTCTGCTTCGGCTCCGAAGACCAGAAGGAAGGCATGGCCGCATTCCTGGAGAAACGCGCTCCCGAGTGGAAAAAACGTTAG
- the ybaK gene encoding Cys-tRNA(Pro) deacylase, which translates to MGKKEKDIKTNAVRMVEAHGIPYELRTYDGSHGFVDGVTAARETGIEEERCFKTLVLVGHSRQHYVCVIPVARELDLKKAARHFGEKNMEMIHAKDITKITGYIKGGCSPVGMKKLFPTAIDATAEAFSEIGVSGGKIGLQMELPPRELAALVNAAFADLTKEERPEAVR; encoded by the coding sequence ATGGGGAAAAAAGAAAAGGACATCAAGACGAACGCGGTACGCATGGTGGAAGCACACGGGATTCCGTATGAGCTTCGGACCTATGACGGTTCTCACGGCTTTGTTGACGGCGTAACCGCAGCGAGAGAAACCGGAATTGAGGAGGAGCGCTGCTTCAAGACGCTTGTCCTTGTGGGACACAGCAGACAGCATTACGTCTGTGTGATTCCGGTGGCGCGGGAGCTGGACCTGAAAAAGGCGGCCCGCCATTTCGGAGAGAAGAACATGGAGATGATCCATGCGAAGGACATCACGAAAATCACCGGATATATCAAAGGCGGGTGTTCTCCGGTGGGAATGAAGAAGCTTTTTCCCACCGCGATTGACGCGACGGCGGAGGCGTTCTCTGAGATCGGCGTCAGTGGAGGGAAAATCGGTCTGCAGATGGAGCTTCCGCCCCGTGAGCTTGCGGCGCTTGTTAACGCGGCGTTTGCGGATCTTACAAAGGAAGAGAGACCGGAGGCGGTTCGATGA
- a CDS encoding acyl-CoA dehydratase activase encodes MIGFTCKYAPVELLAGFGAETGLLNLEAENFDYAQNLTHMNMCSHIKALLEEVHREGIRELLLVDCCDSMRRAADILKERLDFCFLLDLPHNDDACARRHLSEELMRLAREYQAYSGKAFDFERFRESFTGADRDVSGDFIAVMGARMGARQFENLSKSVPMRLEDFTCNSNRSMSPPPAAPADTTTGEESAAVPVMNMESLMEWYAGELLAQIPCMRMADIKRRREITESPNLRGIIYHTVKFCDYYGFEYEMIRRNVSVPVIKIETDFTMQSLGQLSTRIGGFLESMGIGKEAIVTGEGRYYAGIDSGSTTTNVAVLDRQGELVDYAIVRTGAKAQRGAQKALDALQIPAEEIAVIVATGYGRQNIDFADACITEITCHAKGARHLDPGIRTIIDIGGQDSKVILLDDGGNVANFAMNDKCAAGTGRFLENMAKVLETDLDGMSRAGLSWEEDLTISSMCTVFAESEVVSLIADNKAVSDIVHGLNKSVAAKTMNLVNRVKGRGRYMMTGGGARNRGVVGCLEAILGEKISVPEIPDLCGAIGAALFALEAAEQKGGDL; translated from the coding sequence ATGATTGGATTTACATGTAAATACGCACCTGTCGAGCTGCTGGCCGGTTTTGGAGCGGAAACCGGGCTGCTGAATCTGGAGGCGGAGAATTTTGATTATGCGCAGAATCTGACTCATATGAATATGTGCAGTCATATCAAGGCACTGCTGGAAGAGGTTCATCGCGAGGGCATCCGGGAGCTGCTGCTGGTGGACTGCTGCGACAGTATGCGCCGGGCGGCCGATATCCTGAAGGAAAGGCTGGATTTCTGCTTTCTGCTTGACCTGCCCCATAACGACGACGCCTGCGCCAGACGGCACCTCTCGGAGGAACTGATGCGCCTTGCGCGGGAGTATCAGGCGTACAGCGGAAAAGCCTTTGATTTCGAACGGTTTCGCGAGTCTTTTACAGGGGCGGACAGAGACGTCAGCGGGGATTTCATCGCGGTCATGGGAGCGCGGATGGGTGCCCGGCAGTTCGAGAATCTTTCAAAGTCAGTTCCCATGCGTCTGGAGGACTTTACCTGCAACAGCAACCGCTCCATGAGTCCGCCGCCCGCCGCGCCGGCCGATACAACGACCGGCGAAGAATCCGCGGCGGTCCCGGTCATGAATATGGAGTCACTGATGGAGTGGTATGCAGGAGAACTCCTTGCGCAGATTCCCTGTATGCGGATGGCAGATATAAAACGACGCAGAGAAATCACGGAATCACCAAATCTGAGAGGTATCATATATCATACAGTCAAGTTTTGCGATTATTACGGATTCGAATATGAAATGATCCGACGCAATGTTTCTGTACCCGTTATTAAAATCGAAACGGACTTCACCATGCAGTCTCTGGGACAGCTGTCCACGCGAATCGGCGGTTTTCTGGAAAGCATGGGGATTGGAAAGGAGGCTATCGTGACAGGAGAAGGCAGATATTACGCGGGCATCGATTCCGGTTCCACTACCACAAATGTGGCAGTACTGGATCGGCAGGGAGAACTCGTGGATTATGCGATTGTCCGCACCGGCGCCAAAGCGCAGCGGGGTGCGCAGAAGGCCCTCGACGCCCTTCAGATTCCGGCGGAAGAGATTGCTGTCATCGTAGCTACCGGATATGGCCGCCAGAATATTGACTTCGCAGACGCCTGCATCACAGAGATTACCTGCCACGCAAAGGGCGCCCGGCACCTGGATCCGGGAATCCGTACCATTATCGATATCGGAGGGCAGGACAGCAAGGTCATTCTTCTGGATGACGGCGGAAATGTGGCGAATTTCGCGATGAACGACAAATGTGCGGCGGGAACCGGCCGCTTTCTGGAAAATATGGCAAAGGTTCTGGAAACCGACCTGGACGGAATGAGCCGGGCGGGGCTCAGCTGGGAGGAAGATCTGACGATTTCCAGTATGTGTACGGTTTTCGCCGAGTCGGAGGTCGTATCGCTTATTGCGGACAACAAAGCCGTTTCTGACATTGTTCACGGTCTGAACAAATCGGTGGCGGCCAAGACCATGAATCTTGTGAATCGCGTGAAGGGCCGGGGTCGGTATATGATGACCGGCGGCGGCGCCAGAAACCGCGGCGTGGTCGGCTGCCTCGAGGCGATTCTGGGAGAAAAAATCTCCGTTCCGGAAATTCCGGATCTGTGCGGTGCGATCGGCGCCGCGCTGTTCGCGCTGGAGGCCGCAGAGCAGAAAGGGGGAGACTTATGA